CTAATGGCTGTTTCACCACATACCATTGTACTTGCTCTGAACAAGGCGGGGTAGTAAGCGAGCCTTTATAGTGATAAAAAGTAGGCATAGTAGGGACTAATGCTGATAAATTAACCTTGTTAGCCGTGAACTCGACTTGGTTCTCACTACTTAGCTGGGTGCCATTGAGCAATATACGCATGATACCGTTAGCCGCCCCTTGTTCTAACATAAGCCCGACAACGGCTAGATTACCGGCGCTATTAGCATGCACGAAATGTACTTCAGCAGGATAATTCTGCCCACCAAATTGGTGCTCGCTTGGGGTGTGGTAATGAAACTGTTTTAGCTCAAAGCGTTCGTTATCGATAGTGATATGGTTGTTTGAAGTGGCGGGCGTGTAGACCACGGTATGACCGTTATCAGTGATACGCAAATTTGCTGCTTGGCTATAATTGAAAGCGGGTGCGTCTTTAGCGCTAGCAGTGACCCTAGCTATGTTAATAGGCGACTGTTCTTGACCAATCTTACAGCTACTTGCACCTTCGACATCTCCCCAGTATTCAGGCCCTGTATCACCACTATAAGACCAACCCGCATGATTATCTGCTTCATTAGATTGCTCAATGATAATAGGTTTAGTGGTAGCTCTCTCATTGGCAACTTTATAAGTGTTAGAGCAAGCACTTAAACCTATCAGACTTACAGCAGTAATAGCGGTTATTAAATAATGACGATGCATATAAAAATCCTTTTATGGTGAAATAATTTGATGACTAAATCCGTTTATTGAATTCATGTATAAGAAGGTTTCTCTTTAATTTATTAAAAAGTTAAACTCTACTATCAGCGTTTTTAATAATAGTAATAAGTTTTAACAGAATGACAAATATTTAGCAATAATTATCAAGCAAATAATGCGCTTAAGTTTAGGAAGGTTTTTAATGTTCCTCAAAAAAAGCTACCTTCACTAAAATTTTGTGAAGGTAGCTTGTTAGATTATCGAGCACCTAGATTTTTTTATTACGACGCCTTTTCAAGTTTTGGACGCGCCTTTTCTACAGCTTTTAATAAAGCTTTTTCAAAGCCGCCAATCTCAAATTTAACTAAACTAGAATGGGCCGCACAGAAGTTATGAGTGTCACGCCACTGGTGGGCAATTTTGGTTGCCCAGTCGCAGTATTGCTTGCCTGCATCAGGCTCATCTTTGAGCGCTTGTTTGGTAGTGGGGTGCAATAGCAGCTCGGGTAATACTGCTTCTAGTACCTTTGCCGGAGGACTCATAAAGGTATCATCGACATGCAAGCTTCTACTGGCGGGATGGTATACCAATAGCGAACCGGCATGAATCTTATCATTAGGCGAGATGTAGTGAATACCTTCTGACATCGAAAATTCAAGCTCAGGATAGCGCTCAGCTACTGCATCACTCTCAACCAAGTCGTCGCTCCAATCCACCTCTGGCACTTGCTGTTGGTGACGGCTGCTGCCATAAAAGGTCGCTTCTGGGAAGTCCTTTGCCATTTGCGCGCAGTGTATGGTATGAAAGGGATGCACGTTAAGTACCGCCTCGACATCTTGACCGTCATTGGTTAGCGCCATGACTTGCTCTTTTACTTCGCCAGTTAAAGTATAGCTGTCCAAAAATATAAACTTTCCTGACTCTAACTGTACCAGCGAGCATTGAGTGCCGATATTGATAACGCCGCCGATACGAAAATCACCGCGTATATTCCAAAAACCTGCTCCTAGGTCATATATCTTATCTGACATTTTATTATTCCTTAGTAATTATTGTTTGTTAACCTAAATTGTTTATTACAGTAAATTGACTATGGATAATAACCCAAAAATAAAACCATAAACGTTACACAACGTTTGTGACTTGTAGGGTATTTATCAGCAATTGGCATAATCATAAGCTGAGAAACGGGGGCTGTCGCTATAATTTTCATTAGCGCATAAAAACTTATCGAAGCGGGTGTCATCATTAATATAGCGCTGCATCCATGCGATGCCGGGTTTGCTTAATAGTTTCTCATTAAAACGGTAGCTTGGACAAAAGTGGCTAGCATTGTTGACCTCAACTTTCATTTTTGGACCGGTCAGTTTGTCATAGAAGATATTGGTGTATTTTTTATTGGAGGCAATACGATCATGTTCACAAGCAATAACTAAAGTGGGGGTTTTTACTTCCTCATAGCCTTTATCGTGATAGGGCGCTAGCGGCATAATAGCCCGGATGTCACGACGGTCAGTGGCTAACCTAAGGGCACCGCCGCCGCCCATCGACCAACCGATAACGCCTAAACGATTGCGATCTACCATATTGCCAACGGTGCTGTCAGTAAAGATGTGATCAAGGGCGGCACTTAACTGAGTGGCTCGGCTATCGGGATTATCGTAGATGGAATTGGTGTTGATAGTGATGACTACAAAGCCCCAAGAAGCCAAGCGCGGCCCCCACCATTTTATAGAGTTCTCATAAGAGACATAACCTGGAATAACAGCGATACCACCTAAAAGGCCGCAGCCTTCGGTATGGTTTGGATAAAAGATAGTACCACCGCCAAAACCGCTAGCTGCTTGCCGTGGAACGGGCTTAGCTGTTACTGAAAAAGGGCCGTTAGCTTGCGTATCTGCAAGGGTAGTAGCATCAATTACCGTATCAGGAATACAGTCGGCGGTAGATAGCGATGACGATAATACGGTTCCATGGGTTCCATTGGTCGCGGTGCTTAATGCAGTTTTAGCAGGGTGGTCAGCAGCTATAGCGTTTACACAAAAAACACTCATAGAAAGCGTAAGAGGTCCTAGAGCGCCTGCTGCTTTTGAAAAAAAACGATTATGAGTCATGAGCAACGATCTTTTATAAGGGGGTTATGTTGTTTTTGGTTCATTTTCTTTGAGAGCAAATGGACGGCTGTTGAACAGATAATAAGTTTCAGTATGATAAGTATCAATATATCAGCGGTCAAATCTCTAAGCCTACTAGAGTTAACACACTTTAAAATAGGTACAGTGCTGCTGGTATCAATTTTACTTGCGTGCTGTGCCTACGCCGACAGAGGCTGCGCAAAATTGATACCAGCAGCACATATCATGACATGTGCCAGTTCTATTTAGGATTGACTATATACAGTTTTCAATAAAACAGCCAGTCCATTAATTCTTCTTATTTGGCACTCTGAGCACCTCTTTCATTGTGATATCATGACCGACTTGCTCTATAAAATAAATACGATCATTAAAATAAGTGCAGGCATAATAAGGCCTGTTTTCATCCTTTAAGTTGCGGTCAGTCATCATGGCTGCGGCGTCCAACCTAATCAGTGTCCTTGTGAATAATACTATTGATAACACTCAAAAACTATCGCCACAGCCGTCGCCGCAGATAGACTCTCCATCATGGGTTTTAAAATTAACTATTGGCCTTATCGGTATGTTTGCCTTTTTGCAGGTGTATTCTGTACAGGCGGTGCTACCGGTATTGATGATGGATTTATCCGCCACTGAAGTCCAAGCGGGGATGGTCGTCGGTGCAACGGTAATGGCAATTGCAATTATGTCGCCATTTTTGGGGATGATCTCTGATGCGGTTGGTCGTAAGTCTTTTATCGTTGGAGCGCTATTATTTTTAGCCATTCCCACCGCGCTGATTGCTCAAAGCCCTAGTATTGAATGGATGGGGATATGGCGCTTTATGCAAGGGCTGTCGGTGCCTGGTATTACAGTGGTAACTATCGCCTATATTGGTGAGGAGTTTGAGGGGCGAGCAGTGACTGAGCTGATGTCCTTTTATGTGTCAGGCTCGGTGCTGGGCGGTTTTATGGGGCGGTTTTTGCTGGGCCATTTGCATGAGTTTATGGGCTGGAGGCATGGCTATTATGTGATGGCAGCTATTACACTGATAGGAGCGTTGTGGGTAAGCAAGACCTTGCCAGCATCACGCTGCTTTGAGGCCAATCCTAATTTTCGTTCAGCGCTGCAAACACTAGGCGAGCATCTGACCAATCGTTATGTAGTCACAGCTTGTCTGCTGGGCGCTTGCGTATTGTTTTCTTTGGTTGGCTGTTTTACTTTTATTAATTTACACCTCGCCAAGACCCCTTATAACCTCGGCACTGGAGCATTGGCTAATATCTTTGCTGTTTATCTGATTGGGGTGATTATTACGCCGTTATCGACAACTTTGCTCCGCCGCTTTGGCTCGGCGAGAACAGTCCGAGTAGCGGTGGTAATATCTATGGTTGGAGTACTATTAACTTTAGTAACGCCGCTATGGGGCATTATTGCGGGGTTGGCTATCATGTCGTCAGGGGTATTTATCACTCAATCTGCTACCATTAGTTATATCGCAGTCAATGTTAAAAAAGGACGCTCATTAGCTTCTGGCTTATATTATATGGGCTATTATGCTGGCGGAACGATGGGAGCGTGGCTGTGCGGCTTAGCCTATGCGCAAGGGGAGTGGACGCTGACGGTTTGGCTGTTATTATTCGTACAAGTATTGGCTCTATTAATAGCGGGTTTTGGCATGATAAAAACTAAAGCACGTACGGCTTAAAATATTTTTTATTTAGAGTATTTTTATCTTTGACTATTTGGTACTAAGTGAGTACGTGCTTATGCTTTACATGACGCTCATTTTTTTCTACTATCAATAGAGGTATAACAAGAAAAAATTGAAGGCTGGGTTAGCGATGCGTAATCCACCGACATCTCATAATTAACATTTAAAATGGTGGGTTACATTTTATCAGCACTCTCTATGAGAGTTTGAAAAACTAATTCACCCTACGCCCCTACAAGTATTATTAAATATCAAGCCAATCAAAATAATATCAAACCATCCACAAGGAAGTTCTTTTATGTCAAACATCTATAGTAGCGCCCCTTCAGCGTATGAGTATCCGCTTATTATCAAGCAGCTGTTAAACCGTGCCAAAGTGGTCTCACAAGAGCAAGAGATTGTTTATGCGGACAAAAAGCGCTTCACTTATACGGATTTATTTGCCCGCATTAACCGTCTAGCTAATGTGTTAGCTGACCTAAATCTTGCTGCTGGCGATGTAGTAGCGGTCATGGATTGGGACAGCCATCGTTATCTTGAGTCCTATTTTGCCGTACCGATGTCGCAGTATATTCTGCAAACGGTCAATATTCGTCTGTCCCCTGAAAAGGTGCTTTATACCATTAATCATGCCAGACCCAAAGTCTTGATGCTCAATTCTGAATTTGCACCTATGGTCAAGGACTATCAGTTTGAGAACTCTAGTATTGAACATATTATTTGGCTGGACGACGATGGGGTGACGGTAGAAGGGGTGTTTGGTGAGAGCCAAAGCCGAGTAGTGGGTGAGTATGAGACTTTATTAGAAGCTGCTGCTGACACTTTTGATTTTCCGGATTTTGATGAAAATACTATTGCCACTACTTTTTATACTTCAGGTACCACCGGTGATCCAAAAGGGGTGTTCTTTAGCCATCGTCAACTGGTGCTACATACTATGGCAGAGGCGGCGTCACTTGGGATGCTGCCGAACAAGCAAGGCGTCAGCTACGGTGATGTCTATATGCCGATGACGCCGATGTTCCATGTGCATGCTTGGGGTTTCCCGTTTACCGCCACTATGACCGGTCTCAAACAGGTAT
This sequence is a window from Psychrobacter jeotgali. Protein-coding genes within it:
- a CDS encoding carbonic anhydrase: MHRHYLITAITAVSLIGLSACSNTYKVANERATTKPIIIEQSNEADNHAGWSYSGDTGPEYWGDVEGASSCKIGQEQSPINIARVTASAKDAPAFNYSQAANLRITDNGHTVVYTPATSNNHITIDNERFELKQFHYHTPSEHQFGGQNYPAEVHFVHANSAGNLAVVGLMLEQGAANGIMRILLNGTQLSSENQVEFTANKVNLSALVPTMPTFYHYKGSLTTPPCSEQVQWYVVKQPLALASDQLAIMTDLYQGNNRPIQPQGSRTVEQVSK
- a CDS encoding dienelactone hydrolase family protein: MTHNRFFSKAAGALGPLTLSMSVFCVNAIAADHPAKTALSTATNGTHGTVLSSSLSTADCIPDTVIDATTLADTQANGPFSVTAKPVPRQAASGFGGGTIFYPNHTEGCGLLGGIAVIPGYVSYENSIKWWGPRLASWGFVVITINTNSIYDNPDSRATQLSAALDHIFTDSTVGNMVDRNRLGVIGWSMGGGGALRLATDRRDIRAIMPLAPYHDKGYEEVKTPTLVIACEHDRIASNKKYTNIFYDKLTGPKMKVEVNNASHFCPSYRFNEKLLSKPGIAWMQRYINDDTRFDKFLCANENYSDSPRFSAYDYANC
- a CDS encoding MFS transporter — its product is MAAASNLISVLVNNTIDNTQKLSPQPSPQIDSPSWVLKLTIGLIGMFAFLQVYSVQAVLPVLMMDLSATEVQAGMVVGATVMAIAIMSPFLGMISDAVGRKSFIVGALLFLAIPTALIAQSPSIEWMGIWRFMQGLSVPGITVVTIAYIGEEFEGRAVTELMSFYVSGSVLGGFMGRFLLGHLHEFMGWRHGYYVMAAITLIGALWVSKTLPASRCFEANPNFRSALQTLGEHLTNRYVVTACLLGACVLFSLVGCFTFINLHLAKTPYNLGTGALANIFAVYLIGVIITPLSTTLLRRFGSARTVRVAVVISMVGVLLTLVTPLWGIIAGLAIMSSGVFITQSATISYIAVNVKKGRSLASGLYYMGYYAGGTMGAWLCGLAYAQGEWTLTVWLLLFVQVLALLIAGFGMIKTKARTA